aatacaaatcgtcatcgaacgttaagcgtgcgaagcctacgggttcgagaaccatgtagacatgaccgagacacatcttcggtcaataaccaatagcggaatctggatgctcatattagctcctacatattctacgaagatatttatcagtcaaactacataacaacatacgttgttccctttgtcatcggtatgttacttgcccgagattcgatcgccggtatcatcatacctagttcaatcttgttaccggcaagtctctttactcgttccgtaatgcatcgtcccgcaaataactcattagtcacattgattgcaaggcttatagtgatgtgcattaccaagagggcccagagatacctctccgatacacggagtgacaaatcctaatcttgatctatgccaacccaacaaacaccttcggagacacctgtagagcatctttataatcacccagttacgttgtgatatttgatagcacacaaggtgttcctccgatattcgggagttgcataatctcatagtcagaggaacatgtataagtcatgaagaaagcaatagcaaaaaaactaaatgatcataatgctaagctaacggatgggtcttgtccatcacatcattctctaatgatgtgattccattcatcaaatgacaacacatgtctatggttaggaaacttaaccatctttgattaacgaactagtcaagtagaggcatactagggacactctgttttgtctatgtattcacacatgtactaagtttccggttaatacaattctagcatgaataataaatatttatcatgatataaggaaatataaataacaactttattattacctctagggcatgtttccttcaataTATATTCCCACGAGGGTCAGATTAGTACAATAGAACAACATTATCATCTTACAATTTCTACAATTAGATCGGCTAAAATCTTCTGGCTTACCACCCGGCCAACAGGCGACGCATCTAAAGATCAGTTGCTCCTCGAGCTAGTAAGTAGTGTGCCGCCTGCCGGCTAGCCGTGGCTCATCAACGGTGATTTCAACGCAACCTATGAGGCTCGGGACAAAGACAACCTTAACCTCAACCGCCGCATCAGGGGTAAGGTTTAGGACCGCGGTCGACACAGCTACACATCGAGAGATGAAATTCAAGAACCTTAGATTCACTTGGAGTAACAAGCGTGAGGTTCCCACACTCGTCACTATCAACAAGTTTTTCTGCAACATTGCCTGGGAAACCAtcttcccctccttcctcctcatgGCTACGTCGACATCCTGCTCGGATCACTGCGCGCTCCTGCTCCCTGCGCGGCACGCTAGGTTCAGATTCGAATGCTTCTGGCCTAATGACAGTGTCATACACCGCATCCATTGCGAAAAAATACCTTTTCAGTTGGACGTAGTTAAATGCATATGTAATTTACTGCCTACCTAATTAATTGTATTAATGGCTTGATTTCCAATTGATTCGACGCTCAGTTTTCATATTATTTTTGCAATAATAGTTGCGTCCCAATGATGACTATGTACGCATTCCCCTTTTTTTCcttgaatacgcacgagtgtgcgtactaTATATTAAAGAAGAAGAGCCAAGACGGCAGATACAACGCCTTTCGGCAACGTGCTACCCCGCAAGGATAGCACACACATCCACCATGACAACACCGACAACTAACCCGCCTTGCACATACTCAAGCCAAACAATGGCGAAGAGGACGGACACAGAACACACAGGCCGCGTCCCCCTATATCAAACACCTCAACATACGACAAAACACCTAACCAAACTAGATCAATGCACTCTCCACCCATGGTGCCTAGAGGATCGGCAAGCGGACATCGGGAGCTAGCCTGACTCGAAGTAGACGTCGTCGAAGAGGTGTCGATGATGGAGTACATAGCGCCCCGAATGCTCCTGCCCACAGCAACAACCCACACATGACAACTTGGCACCCCAAGACTCGCCGCCGAGGCGAGCGAGGCAACCCACCAGCTGCCCCTCCGGACGCACCCGAGCACCTAGGAAACGCCTCCAAGAAGGGGACGGCGCCGAGACGTCGCCAATGCCTGGCCCGGCAAAccgagcctagggtttcccctggtgtTAGAACAGGGGATGGACATGGCCATGACAACGCCCCCAAGGAGGAGACGGTGCCACAAGCGTCGTCGTTGCCCGCAACCGTAGCCGCGCCGGATTTCTCCTTGGTCGTGTCCATCAATTTCCGGAGCGTAACAAACTGGAAGGGGGGGCAAAGCTGCCACCTTGAGCCATCGCCGTGAAGAGGGGGGAGCCGGATGCCACCGCGCCGCCAACCGGCATGTCCACCACAACCCCTAGTCAAGGAAGACCAGGGCCTGCATCCACCCGCCACAACCCTGCCGCCCGCCCGGCCAGGGAGTGCAGCGCCTCGGCCCCGGGAAGAAGAGGGCGAGTCCACCATAGcctggggccgccgccccagcgTACCAGCACCAGAGCAAAGGCGACTGGAGCCCCGGCGCCACCTGCAGCCTAGGCGTCCAAATCTGGCCGGGTCAGACCAGGCCGACGCAGCGGCCACGCGCCAGCAAGCCGCGCTGGCAGCCCCCGCACGCTCCGCGCCGCTCCCGGCCCCAGACCTCCACCAAGCCGCGCAGCCCATGGCCACCGCACCAGATCCGAGCCACGCCGCCAGATCCAAGCCACGCCGCCAGAACCGACTGTCGCGCTGCCCCTACAACCACAGAAGCCGGCTCATCCCACCAAgtcccggggccgccgccccggcgtccACCCGCTGCCAGCCGGGCGCCACGTCCAGGGCCGCCGCACCGCGCCAGAAGGGGATCCCGTCGCGCGAGAGGGTCCGCCACGCGCGCGAGAGGAGaggtcccgccgccgccggccgccgcgcgggctttgcccgccGACGTAGCccagcggcggcgaggggagaggcTAGAAtaggggatggcggcggcggcgctagggttcgccCGAGCCGCCCCTAGGAGCCACCCGGGCGCGAGCAAATGTATACACCTCAATATTATTTTTGCATTAATGGTTGTGTCTCGACGACGACGACTACGTACGTATTATGCTCCCCGTTGTCGTGGATTATGTTATTACGTAACAGCTTGCAAAGCGAAAGATGAACAATTTATTCGTCAGAGTAATGTGTCGCCCGTACTAATTCATTTTAAGCATTGCCTATAGCTTGACAGATTTTGAGCCTGTTTTAGTTGCGCGAGTTTTGTGTTTTATTGTTTTTTCATAGTTTTCCATCGGCTCTCTTCGGGATTTCTTAGTTTTTATTAgggtttttttattttcctttttcattCTTCAGTTTATGTTTCTTCATTCGATTCTCACCGATTTTCTTCTGATTTTTCTTTTTCTCCATATTTTTATTTTGTTACACAGATTTTTTCATATACATTGTACATTTTTGGTATACGTTAGAAATATTTTgcatacacatttaatatttttaaatacataATTAACATTTATTTGAATATATGTTTTGACGTTTGCTTGTTTTCATACGCATTGCAAAATTTtcgtatatataaaaaaattatatgcatttaacattttccaaatatatgattaacattgttttcaaatatatgttttggaACGGTTTTCCGAATACGtgttaaaaaaatttaaaaaatcaaaTTTTAATATATATTTTATGTTATGAAAAATATTAAACTATGTGAACATTTTTACATTGTATTAAGATTTTTTAAATAGCACAAACATATTTTTTAAATGCGTTAAATGTTTTTAAATGTAGCGTATAGTTTTTTCattgtaatttaaaaaaaatccccaGAAATGCTTTTGAAACACATGAACATTCTTGGTATGTCACATGCATATATTTCTAATGGTACAACATTTTCGAAAAGTTGAGTGAACATAATCTTTTACACTGCAAGGATTTTTGTTTTGAAAACTTGACTAAATTAGTTTTCCAAAATACACATATTTAGTATTTTTAAAAATATACAAAAGTAAAAAAGGAGAGTGACATCATCATGGCGCCAGCCTGATGGAATCTACTGGGCCAGGCCATTCCGAGCTCATGTAGGCAAGTCGAGCTACTGTCTCATGTGAAGCGAGACATAGCCGCACCCCACTCTAgcgcaaagaaaaaagaaaaggaaaagggtgaGCACTTCTTTATGGCATTGCTGTTCAGTTTCCCACTGGAACAGGTGCAGAGAGGAGAGAAGTTGATCTTCTCGGGTCCATTTGCTGATTTTGTTGCTTTTTTTTTAAAGTTCAGCAACCCTTATTAAACTATGATGATGTCTGTTACAATAGAAGGAGTAAGAAAAACAGGAGGTTTATCACGCCACAATTCAGTACATTTCCTTCTGTAAATTGCTCGGGCTAGCGCATGGGCCGCGGCATTGCTCTCCCTTGCACAATGCAAAATTGTTGCCCTGCCAAAAGAAGTCGTCGTCTCTCGACAATCATCAGTGATCACTGCACCCGAAGCTCGCTACCCCGCAGGCTGAAGTATTGCATTAACAATTCCCGTAGAATCACACTCCACCACCAACGAGAATATCACATTTGCTAATTTGCTGGGCCCATTTGCTAATTTTGCTACTCTTCTAGATAGGCCCAGCTACAAGGAAATAAGGCCCTGGCACTCGGGCCTTTCGGGAATACGTACTGAAGCAATACGCCAAGGCGTCGCTCgctcggcaaaggctttgccggctCTATGCCGACGGTCTCTCGCCACCGCGCCGTCGGCATACCCCCGGCTGCAATCTGCAATGCCCCCCCCAAACCCTACATAGCCCGGCTTACCCCTCCACTTGCGCTTCCATCTTCTCCCACTCGCGCCGCCGCTCGTCTCCGCGTCCGAGCCTGCCGTTTAGGAAGCTCGCGCTCGTCTCCGCGTCCGAGCCTGCCGTTCAGGTCAGTTCGCCGCCATTTGCGCTGCTCGGAGCGGCAGATCTGCTCGTACTCCCGCAATGGTTCGGTTTCTGAGCTTTGACATCATGCATGTGTGTGCGGACTGCGGCGCAGGGAGGGTCGGCTCGGCGACGATGGCGGAAGACCGCAGCTGGATGTACACGGGCCGCCAGAGCAGGAAGAAGTTCACCCCCGAGTGGTTGGAGAAGACGATCGAGTTCGTCGAGCGCGCCTTCCGCATCCTCCCGCCGGGGCGCCAGGCCGTGCTGTGCCCCTGCGCTCGCTGCCAGTTCAGGCTGTACAGACCGAAGGACGAGATTCAGCTGCATCTGTTCAAGAACGGGTTCGCGCCAGGGTACACGGTGTGGGTGTACCACGGCGAGCGCCACAACCCCCAGCCTGCTAAGCCTAAGCCGTCCGACGACCACCCCGAAGACAATGGCGGTCTCAACGGGAAGAAGGATGGCGCCGGTGGCGACGAGCAAGCGTCCAAGCCGCAGGTCTGCTTCTGAACATCTAAGGGGTTTCAGAAACTGTGGCTTAGACAGGGGAGGTTTCAGCAGCGGTTACTGACATTTGCAGGGGACCAAGATGTGGGCGTGTGCAAGAGGCAAGCCACCAAAGAAGGATCAACTGTGGGCGCGGGCTGCGGCGCagggagagggaggcccggcgacgaCGGCGGAAGACCGCAGCTGGATGTACACGGGCCGGCAGAGCAGGCAGTCCATCACCCCGGAGTGGGCGGAGAAGACGACCGAGTTCGTGGAGCGCGCCTTCCGCGGCGTGCCGCCGGAGTTCGGCATGCTGTGCCCCTGCGCGCGCTGCCGCAACCGCAACAGGCTGCCGAGGACCAAGTTCGACATGACGATGGATCTGGGCAGGAACGGCTTCATGCCAGGGTACACGGTGTGGGTGCACCACGGCGAGGGGCCCAACCCCCAGCCTGCCAAGCCGTCCGACGACCGCGGGGGGAAGGATGGTCGCGCCGGCGGTGGCGAGCAAGTGTCGAAGCCGCAGGTTTCGTTCTGAACATCTGAGAGTGGTTTCAGAGACTGTGGCTTAGGCAGGGGAGAGGTTTCAGAAGCTGTGAACGCCCCTTGAGAAACATGTCCAGGTTACTGACATTGTGTACTTGCCGTTGCATTTGCAGGAGACTAAGGAGTGGGAGATTTCCCTTCTTGAGGCGTATGCAAGAGGCCGTCTACCAAAGGGGACTAGTCAAATGGAGTGGAGCTACCAGAAATACCTGTGGGAGCAAAAGAAAGCCAAgctgcaacagcaacagcaacagagTGAACCAAAGGCAAAGAGGCTGGTGAGTTTACCTGTCTTAGTGCCATTGCAGTGTCAATACTCGGTAGAAATCAACGGTGCTTGTCAGAAACATTATTTGATGTGTGCACCTTAACTAGAGGAGCGCAATGCTAGCCCTAATTTTCCGCAACGGTCGCCCAACTTCATGCTTTGCTCGCGCTGTATGCAATGGGCGGGCGGCCTATCTGCTTGAAACATGAAATGCAACTTTGGGAAGAGCAGGTTGTTGCGTTGTTTCCTGTTAGTGAGACTCTGTTGCTAGCAAATTCAGTACTGCCGAATGCTGATACAAGTAGATGGTTTTAGAATGAGTGTACTAGACAATCTTCTTGAATAATGCTAGAGTAGTACAATATCCTGAAACATACAACACCTTCCCCATTTCATCTTTTCCTGAAACTGTTTTTAGCCTTCAATTCTTGCTGCCCTATTTCATCGTATTTGGATGTTGGTACAGCTATATGAATGTGATAGACCTTGGGATCGAGTAGGCTAGATCATCGGTGGTCCTACCTTCTGTTTCTCCAGACGAACTCGCGCCAGTGGCCATGGTGGAGGGGCAACGGCGTGAGCGCGAGTGtgcgtgggtggtggcggcggtggagcttccCGTCCTatcgcgctaaccctagatcggtaggaaTGTAGGTGGGGTTCTGGACACACGGTGAATCACCTATTTTCTGCGGCCGTCTCCCCCACCCCTTTATACAGCGCGgcgacaggggcccaccaaccatggtttggttgggcacccccgatcagggcgcgggtCAAGGGCCCGTCGAGCCGTTGGGCTCGATCGTgaggagatcaacctaacattctcccctttgatctcaactttacttttaaccttatactttctagtttatttgtttcatcacatattggtacatagagcatgtttcatcgtcacagcttaatcgccgatagaatcatacagctacaacatacgttttgttcagaaacaaattctgttccttttgggcctatccaggaatcataagactttcccttaaacccatgccggctaaatgttccttgaacacattgggtggtaagcctttcgttagcgtatccgcaagcatatcttttgtcctcatatgctcgagacttatagtttgatcctggattttatctttcacaacataataccttatctctattgttttggcagcattactcgacttgttgttgtgagcgtaaaatactgcgggctggttgtcacagtacatctttagtggtttgtgaatacaatttaccactttcaagtcgggtacaaatttctttagccatatcgcctgtcccgcttcgaagcatgctatgaattctgcatacattATGGATGATGCAACTATTGACTGTTTagagcttttccacgaaatagctccaCCAGCGAGAGTGAATACGTATCCtaacgtggattttctatcatctccgtcccccgcaaaatctgcgtcggaatacccttttatctctagggaatcatTTCTCatgtatattagcatgtagtccttcgtgccttgtgCATAACGCAATGCTTTCGTTACCATCTTCCTGTGCTctatgcctggattctcttgatatctaccgagtaccccggcgataaaagctaagtcagggcgagtgcacacttgtgcatactataagctgccaactgccgaagcatatggtactgctttcatttgatcaatctcgtactggttcttgggacattcgaatttcccaaaactatcgcccttaactataagagcaggtgtggctttactcgcatgcatattatactttttaagaaccttttctaaatatgctttctgtgacagtcctaagactccattgtttctatctcggtgaatttctatacccaaaacatatgatgcttcaccaagatctgttatgtcaaaatttgaggataagaacttctttgtttcttgtagtagactaacatcactgctagcaagcagAATATCATCCatatacaagattaggaaaatatattttccatttttaaactttgcataaatgcagttatcctcaatattttctttaaatccaaaacttttaatcatttaattaaactttagataccactgtctagaggcttgctttaatccataaatggatttgttcaggcggcatcccatattttccttgccttccatgataaaacccttgggttgtttcatgtagacatttTCCTTTAAATCACCGTTCAGaaatgccgtcttaacatccatttgatgtaactctaaatcaaaatgtgcaactaatgccattatgattctgaaggaatccttacatgagactggggaaaaagtctcattgtagtctATCCCTTCTCTTTGAGTAAATCCTTTTGCCATGAGTCGTGTTTTATACTTTTCTacattccctttagagtcatacttaattttgtagacccatttacagcctactgttttggctcctttaggaatttactctaagtcccaaacatctttggaactcatcgatttcatctcgtcttccattgccttcatccactttgatgaatgagggcttctcatggcttcttcatatgaggtgggatctttttccatatgaaccatttctgtgttataaactttaaagtcagtagaaatagctgactttcttggtcttgtagaccttctaagagcctcagtttctggcacattctATGCCTCAACTTCTgacacttcttctaaaatttgtcgctgcacctccctttcatgctcaacaacggattcagtcggctcctgacagacaggttccgggtctactcccatagttgtcatgggtggagttgcaactggtagtgagaaaaatggctcctggatcatcggattaggtgcatgcaccctcttctcttcaagatcaattttccgagctaccaagccccccctcatcatttcgtcctctaagaagactgcatgtcttgtttctacaaactttgtatatttGTCTAGGCAGTAGAAACGAAACcctttgatctgtctggatagccaatgaagtggcaactcactgttttggaatctaactttgcaatgtttggattgaacattttggcctcagcagggcaccccctCACCCTcaagtgttgtagggagggcacccttcctgtccatagctcgtacggtgttttgggcaccaacttgcttggtactctattgagaatgtgaatggcagttttaagcgcctccatccataatcccaatggcaagttggaataactcatcatgctgcgcaccatatccataagtgtacggttgcgcctttcTGTTACACATAAGGTGTATGGTCGATACTAGGAAAAcataatagctactccatacttttctcacagagtgggacacattaaacgcacatgagtcatcatatctttctcctGTCATACAGGATAAGTCCTTTGCCTACATTTTTCCCGCCATACAGGATTTGTGACATAattgtcggagtaagtggccacgggtagccaaaccggctacccctggc
This window of the Triticum aestivum cultivar Chinese Spring chromosome 5D, IWGSC CS RefSeq v2.1, whole genome shotgun sequence genome carries:
- the LOC123124819 gene encoding uncharacterized protein isoform X1, giving the protein MVRFLSFDIMHVCADCGAGRVGSATMAEDRSWMYTGRQSRKKFTPEWLEKTIEFVERAFRILPPGRQAVLCPCARCQFRLYRPKDEIQLHLFKNGFAPGYTVWVYHGERHNPQPAKPKPSDDHPEDNGGLNGKKDGAGGDEQASKPQGTKMWACARGKPPKKDQLWARAAAQGEGGPATTAEDRSWMYTGRQSRQSITPEWAEKTTEFVERAFRGVPPEFGMLCPCARCRNRNRLPRTKFDMTMDLGRNGFMPGYTVWVHHGEGPNPQPAKPSDDRGGKDGRAGGGEQVSKPQETKEWEISLLEAYARGRLPKGTSQMEWSYQKYLWEQKKAKLQQQQQQSEPKAKRLVSLPVLVPLQCQYSVEINGACQKHYLMCAP
- the LOC123124819 gene encoding uncharacterized protein isoform X2 is translated as MAEDRSWMYTGRQSRKKFTPEWLEKTIEFVERAFRILPPGRQAVLCPCARCQFRLYRPKDEIQLHLFKNGFAPGYTVWVYHGERHNPQPAKPKPSDDHPEDNGGLNGKKDGAGGDEQASKPQGTKMWACARGKPPKKDQLWARAAAQGEGGPATTAEDRSWMYTGRQSRQSITPEWAEKTTEFVERAFRGVPPEFGMLCPCARCRNRNRLPRTKFDMTMDLGRNGFMPGYTVWVHHGEGPNPQPAKPSDDRGGKDGRAGGGEQVSKPQETKEWEISLLEAYARGRLPKGTSQMEWSYQKYLWEQKKAKLQQQQQQSEPKAKRLVSLPVLVPLQCQYSVEINGACQKHYLMCAP